Proteins found in one Hemibagrus wyckioides isolate EC202008001 linkage group LG23, SWU_Hwy_1.0, whole genome shotgun sequence genomic segment:
- the nek11 gene encoding serine/threonine-protein kinase Nek11 isoform X7: MFCIVTEFCEDGDLECTLERLRVSGEALCESQVSEWLVQLLLGLDYMHQRRILHRDLKTKNIFLKRNMVKIGDFGVSCLLMGSCDLATTFTGTPYYMSPEALGHQGYDSKSDVWSLGCILYEMCCLKHAFEGHNFLSVVQKIMESSTPSLPEKYSPELNSLMQRMLERSPSLRVSAAEALSSDVIKELAQRVKQQQLSEETAGDDRDASHIASVLQKKVHLQTLRERSEVEKMSPRERMRLRKQQAADERARKLKHIVEEKYKENQQRMMELRCKNFQRLSINVFTEKAEDTVRQIQPIRRQNSSPSSRPGPIGEQPTETDIPEDPQAAEVYYSEDGFESCSDEDDFCSDVPTQDSDLEAVLRHMEDVLEDQSMAGEADRGVSHSGLHRAINSSMD, encoded by the exons gacgGGGATTTGGAGTGTACGCTGGAGCGATTGCGAGTCTCAGGAGAAGCTCTGTGTGAGTCTCAGGTCAGTGAGTGGCTCGTCCAGCTGCTGCTGGGACTGGACTACATGCACCAGAG ACGGATTCTACACCGAGATCTGAAAACCAAGAACATCTTCCTGAAGAGGAACATGGTGAAGATCG GTGACTTTGGCGTGTCCTGTCTGCTGATGGGGTCATGTGACCTCGCCACTACCTTCACGGGAACGCCGTACTACATGAGTCCAGAGGCTCTCGGTCACCAAGGTTACGACTCCAAATCAGACGTGTG gtcttTAGGCTGTATCCTGTATGAAATGTGTTGTTTGAAACATGCCTTTGAGGGACACAATTTCCTGTCTGTGGTGCAGAAGATCATGGAGAGTTCTACACCGTCCCTACCGGAGAAATACTCACCAGAGCTCAACTCCTTAATGCAGAG gatgtTGGAGAGATCTCCGTCTCTGAGGGTCTCTGCAGCTGAAGCTCTGAGCAGTGATGTTATTAAGGAGCTCGCTCAG CGTgtgaagcagcagcagctctcGGAGGAGACGGCGGGGGACGACAGAGACGCGTCTCACATCGCTAGCGTGCT GCAGAAGAAAGTGCACCTGCAGACGCTGAGGGAAAGGTCAGAGGTCGAGAAGATGAGTCCAAGAGAGCGGATGAGGCTGAGGAAGCAGCAGGCCGCAGACGAGAGAGCCAGGAAGCTGAA ACATATTGTGGAggagaaatataaagaaaatcagCAGCGCATGATGGAACTCCGGTGCAAGAACTTCCAGAGACTCAGCATCAACGTTTTCACT GAGAAAGCTGAGGACACTGTGAGACAgattcagccaatcagaagacaGAACAGTTCCCCTAGCAGCCGCCCTGGACCAATAGGAGAGCAGCCCACTGAGACCG acatcCCTGAGGACCCTCAGGCTGCAGAAGTGTATTATTCTGAAGATGGATTTGAGTCGTgttctgatgaagatgatttcTGTTCTGATGTTCCCACAcag gaCAGTGATCTGGAGGCTGTGCTGCGACACATGGAGGATGTGCTGGAGGACCAATCCATGG caGGTGAAGCTGACAGAGGCGTGTCTCACTCGGGTCTGCACAGAGCGATCAACAGCAGCATGGATTAA